The following proteins are encoded in a genomic region of Nocardioides renjunii:
- a CDS encoding class II 3-deoxy-7-phosphoheptulonate synthase, whose translation MNAIPTLEQLHALGPLQQPRYPDAGAVDAAVARLRTAPPLVFAGECDDLTEKIAAVTRGEAFLLQGGDCAETFAGVTADNVRNKLRVLLQMAVVLTYAASVPVVKLGRLAGQYAKPRSSDEETRDGVTLPAYRGDAVNGYDFTPEARIPDPQRLVDVYNSSAATLNLVRAFVTGGYADLRQVHTWNTDFVQSSPFGQRYEAVADEIERALTFMKAIGADPDEFHRVDFHSSHEALLLEYEQALTRIDSRTDLPYNVSAHFVWIGERTRQLDGPHVELMSRIKNPIGIKLGPTTTPDDALAYAARLNPENTPGRLTFITRFGAGKIRDGLPALVEKVSAEGLNVAWVCDPMHGNTFEASSGYKTRRFDDVIEEVQGFFDVHRSLGTWPGGVHVELTGDDVTECIGGGEEIDEAGLANRYESVCDPRLNRVQSLELSFLVAEMLRKA comes from the coding sequence GTGAACGCCATCCCCACCCTCGAGCAGCTGCACGCGCTCGGGCCCCTGCAGCAGCCGCGCTACCCCGACGCCGGGGCGGTCGACGCAGCCGTGGCCCGACTGAGGACCGCGCCGCCGCTGGTCTTCGCGGGCGAGTGCGACGACCTCACCGAGAAGATCGCCGCGGTCACCCGCGGCGAGGCCTTCCTGCTCCAGGGCGGCGACTGCGCCGAGACCTTCGCCGGCGTGACCGCCGACAACGTCCGCAACAAGCTGCGGGTGCTGCTGCAGATGGCGGTCGTCCTGACCTACGCCGCCTCCGTCCCGGTCGTGAAGCTCGGCCGGCTCGCCGGGCAGTACGCCAAGCCGCGCAGCTCCGACGAGGAGACGCGCGACGGCGTGACGCTGCCGGCCTACCGCGGCGACGCCGTCAACGGCTACGACTTCACGCCCGAGGCGCGCATCCCCGACCCGCAGCGGCTGGTCGACGTCTACAACTCCTCCGCGGCGACGCTCAACCTGGTGCGCGCCTTCGTCACCGGTGGCTACGCCGACCTGCGCCAGGTGCACACCTGGAACACCGACTTCGTGCAGTCCTCGCCGTTCGGCCAGCGCTACGAGGCCGTGGCCGACGAGATCGAGCGGGCGCTGACGTTCATGAAGGCCATCGGCGCCGACCCGGACGAGTTCCACCGCGTCGACTTCCACTCCAGCCACGAGGCGCTGCTGCTGGAGTACGAGCAGGCGCTGACCCGCATCGACTCGCGCACCGACCTGCCCTACAACGTCTCGGCCCACTTCGTGTGGATCGGCGAGCGCACCCGCCAGCTCGACGGCCCCCACGTCGAGCTGATGTCGCGGATCAAGAACCCGATCGGCATCAAGCTCGGCCCGACCACCACCCCGGACGACGCGCTGGCCTACGCCGCCCGGCTCAACCCGGAGAACACCCCCGGCCGGCTCACCTTCATCACCCGCTTCGGTGCCGGCAAGATCCGCGACGGCCTCCCGGCCCTCGTGGAGAAGGTCAGCGCCGAGGGCCTCAACGTGGCGTGGGTCTGCGACCCGATGCACGGCAACACGTTCGAGGCCTCCTCGGGCTACAAGACCCGCCGCTTCGACGACGTGATCGAGGAGGTGCAGGGCTTCTTCGACGTCCACCGCAGCCTCGGCACGTGGCCCGGTGGCGTGCACGTCGAGCTCACCGGCGACGACGTCACCGAGTGCATCGGCGGCGGCGAGGAGATCGACGAGGCCGGCCTGGCCAACCGCTACGAGTCGGTCTGCGACCCGCGCCTCAACCGGGTGCAGTCCCTCGAGCTGTCGTTCCTCGTCGCGGAGATGCTGCGCAAGGCCTGA
- a CDS encoding metallophosphoesterase family protein — MTRRPLGPVLAVLIASALGCTSVSPSAPSASATPGGDESGATVRPTPPAQDPAAREPGGPRDRPQVPHAPDVPGAYRFISAPDFLNQDVADLTAGGREEYVVEATGEVANSTNSEYDVALDRVLDEMGSHGTDDVLVAGDLVEGRWGRDDSGTGVFGPVRTEAQRLRAWRRAAAVYYPAWRERFAERGLRTYTAVGDHELGDDPWRAPHSPWVDFKRRHVPQFKEIYAEQMLTRADGTPRFTDRPRRGPARDTAYAVRLDADVLLVTLDVFERRDGDVHTSLDPAQLRWLRQVLRRARADEVPWVVVQGHTPMTADVRTRSSSRLVYERGARSDLWRTMVEGGVDVYLSGEVHDQTVHQRDGILEVSHGSLFYRGEASYVVGQVTGDRLVLENRQFRGEVGFEDRLWTTSRQGAPGHISYPRRSIVTGTLEASRTRSGGVRVDDADGIFTLRR; from the coding sequence GTGACTCGACGACCCCTCGGCCCGGTGCTCGCCGTGCTGATCGCCTCGGCGCTCGGCTGCACGTCGGTCAGCCCGTCGGCGCCGTCGGCGAGCGCGACGCCCGGCGGGGACGAGTCCGGTGCCACGGTGCGCCCGACGCCTCCGGCGCAGGATCCCGCCGCACGCGAGCCCGGGGGCCCGCGCGACCGCCCCCAGGTGCCGCACGCGCCCGACGTGCCCGGTGCCTACCGCTTCATCTCAGCGCCCGACTTCCTCAACCAGGACGTCGCCGACCTCACCGCCGGGGGCCGCGAGGAGTACGTCGTCGAGGCCACCGGCGAGGTGGCCAACTCCACCAACTCCGAGTACGACGTCGCGCTCGACCGGGTCCTCGACGAGATGGGTTCACACGGCACCGACGACGTCCTCGTCGCCGGCGACCTCGTCGAGGGCCGGTGGGGCCGCGACGACTCGGGCACCGGGGTCTTCGGGCCGGTGCGGACCGAGGCCCAGCGGCTCCGGGCCTGGCGCCGCGCGGCCGCGGTCTACTACCCGGCCTGGCGCGAGCGCTTCGCCGAGCGCGGCCTGCGGACCTACACCGCGGTCGGGGACCACGAGCTCGGCGACGACCCGTGGCGGGCGCCGCACAGCCCGTGGGTCGACTTCAAGCGACGACACGTCCCGCAGTTCAAGGAGATCTACGCCGAGCAGATGCTCACCCGCGCCGACGGGACGCCCCGGTTCACCGACCGGCCCCGCCGCGGTCCGGCCCGCGACACCGCGTACGCCGTGCGCCTCGACGCCGACGTCCTGCTCGTCACCCTCGACGTCTTCGAGCGCCGCGACGGGGACGTGCACACGTCCCTCGACCCGGCACAGCTGCGCTGGCTGCGACAGGTGCTGCGCCGAGCCCGCGCCGACGAGGTCCCCTGGGTGGTCGTGCAGGGACACACGCCGATGACCGCCGACGTCCGCACCCGCAGCTCCAGCAGGCTGGTCTACGAGCGCGGCGCGCGCTCGGACCTGTGGCGCACCATGGTCGAGGGCGGCGTCGACGTCTACCTGAGCGGTGAGGTGCACGACCAGACGGTCCACCAGCGCGACGGGATCCTCGAGGTGTCCCACGGGTCGCTGTTCTACCGCGGAGAGGCGTCTTACGTCGTCGGGCAGGTGACGGGCGACCGCCTCGTGCTCGAGAACCGGCAGTTCCGCGGCGAGGTCGGCTTCGAGGACCGGCTCTGGACCACCTCGCGACAGGGTGCGCCGGGTCACATCAGCTATCCGCGCCGCTCGATCGTCACGGGGACGCTGGAGGCCAGCCGCACCCGCTCCGGCGGGGTCCGCGTCGACGACGCCGACGGCATCTTCACGCTGCGGCGCTGA
- a CDS encoding APC family permease, protein MSATEATQKDVNGSEPELNRVIGPRLLLLFIVGDILGTGVYALTGSVAGEVGGAAWAPFLVAFVVATITAFSYLELVTRYPQAAGAALYTHKAFGIHFVTFLVAFTVMCSGITSASTASNAFAGFLNDGFDLGFEVGGVGILVTALAFMALVAAVNFRGVGESVKANVVLTLVELSGLLMIIFIGLYAVTQGNADFSRVVVFESPSDKSTFFAITAATSLAFFAMVGFEDSVNMAEECHDPIRDFPKMMLTGLGVTGVIYLLVSITAVALVPVGDLTDPAKGQALTQVVAAGAPDFPFDTIFPFIGMFAVANSALINMLMASRLLYGMANQDVLPRVLGKVHRTRRTPWVSILFTTAISFALIIYVVRASASEEGATSVALLGGTTALLLLCVFTVVNIALIVIRRRPSDHQHFTAPTVLPYVGAITCAFLAGPWARSEEQQEQYVIAGFLLLAGLVLWVVTWLVNRGGRAKKTGFRDIEHLED, encoded by the coding sequence ATGAGCGCCACGGAAGCGACCCAGAAGGACGTCAACGGATCCGAGCCGGAGCTCAACCGGGTGATCGGCCCCCGCCTGCTGCTGCTGTTCATCGTCGGGGACATCCTCGGCACCGGCGTCTACGCCCTCACCGGGTCGGTCGCTGGTGAGGTCGGTGGTGCCGCCTGGGCGCCGTTCCTCGTGGCGTTCGTGGTCGCGACGATCACCGCCTTCTCCTACCTCGAGCTGGTCACCCGATACCCCCAAGCCGCCGGTGCCGCGCTCTACACGCACAAGGCGTTCGGCATCCACTTCGTGACGTTCCTGGTGGCGTTCACCGTCATGTGCTCCGGCATCACCTCGGCGTCCACGGCGTCCAACGCCTTCGCCGGCTTCCTCAACGACGGCTTCGACCTCGGCTTCGAGGTGGGCGGCGTGGGCATCCTCGTCACCGCGCTGGCGTTCATGGCGCTCGTGGCGGCCGTGAACTTCCGCGGCGTGGGCGAGAGCGTCAAGGCCAACGTCGTGCTCACGCTCGTCGAGCTGTCCGGTCTGCTGATGATCATCTTCATCGGCCTGTATGCCGTCACCCAGGGCAACGCCGACTTCTCGCGGGTGGTGGTCTTCGAGAGCCCCAGCGACAAGAGCACCTTCTTCGCGATCACCGCCGCCACGTCGCTGGCGTTCTTCGCGATGGTCGGCTTCGAGGACTCGGTCAACATGGCCGAGGAGTGCCACGACCCGATCCGCGACTTCCCGAAGATGATGCTCACCGGCCTCGGCGTCACCGGGGTGATCTACCTCCTGGTCTCGATCACGGCGGTGGCCCTGGTGCCGGTCGGCGACCTCACCGACCCGGCCAAGGGGCAGGCGCTGACCCAGGTGGTGGCCGCCGGCGCTCCCGACTTCCCCTTCGACACGATCTTCCCCTTCATCGGCATGTTCGCCGTGGCCAACTCGGCGCTCATCAACATGCTCATGGCCAGCCGCCTTCTCTACGGCATGGCGAACCAGGACGTCCTTCCCCGCGTGCTCGGCAAGGTGCACCGGACGCGGCGCACGCCGTGGGTCTCCATCCTGTTCACGACCGCGATCTCGTTCGCGCTGATCATCTACGTCGTCCGGGCGAGCGCGTCGGAGGAGGGCGCCACCTCGGTGGCCCTGCTGGGCGGCACGACCGCCCTGCTGCTGCTGTGCGTCTTCACCGTCGTCAACATCGCGCTGATCGTCATCCGGCGCCGCCCGTCCGACCACCAGCACTTCACCGCCCCGACGGTGCTGCCCTACGTCGGCGCCATCACGTGCGCGTTCCTGGCGGGTCCGTGGGCGCGCAGCGAGGAGCAGCAGGAGCAGTACGTCATCGCGGGCTTCCTGCTCCTCGCCGGGCTGGTGCTCTGGGTGGTCACCTGGCTGGTCAACCGGGGCGGTCGGGCGAAGAAGACGGGGTTCCGCGACATCGAGCACCTCGAGGACTGA
- a CDS encoding pyrophosphate--fructose-6-phosphate 1-phosphotransferase, protein MPKRVALLTAGGYAPCLSSAVGALIETYDATDPEIELIAYRHGYHGLLTGNSVTIGPDERAGASLLHRFGGSPIGNSRVKLTNDADCRRRGLIGEDETALEVAAARLQADGVDVLHTIGGDDTNTAAADLAAYLRTQGSELTVVGLPKTIDNDIVPIRQSLGAQTAAEQASRFAQNVLAEHGSNPRMLIVHEVMGRASGWLTAAAARDYMAWHAEQDWLPGIGLDPRRWAIHAVYVPERGIDLAAEATRLRAVMDEIGCVNIFLAEGAGIDDIVADLEAAGETVGRDPFGHVKIDTINPGRYFAERFAREIGAEKQMVQKSGYFSRSAPANDTDLALIREMAELAVTCALEGRPGVIGHDEDRGDELRSIEFERIAGHKPFDDSQPWFTELLAGIGQG, encoded by the coding sequence ATGCCGAAGCGTGTTGCGCTCCTGACGGCCGGCGGCTACGCCCCGTGCCTGTCCTCCGCCGTGGGTGCCCTGATCGAGACCTACGACGCCACCGACCCCGAGATCGAGCTGATCGCCTACCGGCACGGCTACCACGGCCTGCTCACCGGCAACAGCGTCACGATCGGGCCCGACGAGCGTGCCGGCGCCTCGCTGCTGCATCGCTTCGGCGGCAGCCCGATCGGCAACAGCCGGGTCAAGCTGACCAACGACGCCGACTGCCGCCGTCGCGGGCTCATCGGCGAGGACGAGACCGCGCTGGAGGTGGCGGCGGCCCGGCTGCAGGCCGACGGCGTGGACGTCCTGCACACCATCGGCGGCGACGACACCAACACCGCGGCGGCCGACCTCGCGGCGTACCTCCGCACCCAGGGCTCCGAGCTCACGGTCGTCGGCCTGCCCAAGACCATCGACAACGACATCGTCCCGATCCGGCAGAGCCTCGGCGCCCAGACCGCCGCCGAGCAGGCGTCACGGTTCGCGCAGAACGTCCTGGCCGAGCACGGCTCCAACCCGCGCATGCTCATCGTGCACGAGGTGATGGGCCGCGCGAGCGGCTGGCTGACCGCCGCCGCAGCGCGCGACTACATGGCTTGGCACGCCGAGCAGGACTGGCTCCCCGGGATCGGGCTCGACCCGCGCCGCTGGGCGATCCACGCGGTCTACGTCCCCGAGCGCGGCATCGACCTGGCAGCGGAGGCGACGCGGCTGCGCGCGGTCATGGACGAGATCGGGTGCGTCAACATCTTCCTCGCCGAGGGGGCCGGCATCGACGACATCGTCGCGGACCTCGAGGCCGCCGGGGAGACGGTGGGTCGCGACCCCTTCGGCCACGTCAAGATCGACACGATCAACCCGGGCCGCTACTTCGCCGAGCGGTTCGCGCGCGAGATCGGCGCGGAGAAGCAGATGGTGCAGAAGTCCGGCTACTTCTCCCGCTCCGCGCCCGCCAACGACACCGACCTGGCGCTCATCCGCGAGATGGCCGAGCTGGCCGTGACCTGCGCGCTCGAGGGCCGGCCCGGGGTCATCGGTCACGACGAGGACCGCGGTGACGAGCTGCGCTCCATCGAGTTCGAGCGGATCGCCGGCCACAAGCCCTTCGACGACTCGCAGCCGTGGTTCACCGAGCTGCTCGCGGGGATCGGCCAGGGCTGA
- a CDS encoding MFS transporter, whose translation MGEHRRFVTAIVADTVGSGLFMPITLLYFLAMTDLSLVQIGSALSLSAILTMPGAFVIGTLVDRFGPRLMMLGGNLVQAAGMVAYLWTDSLLAVALWTALLNVGRQAFWGSFGNVVTAISAPGEREVWFGFLQAVRNLGYSVGGVLAGIALQVGTDVAFQAVVVINAVTFVVAFVLLLDVPDHRVAHADDAPVEGWGVVLRDRAYLRLVVAQLGFVTGMMVLNFALPVYAAETIDLPGWVVGAIFTLNTALVGLGQGLVVRGMTGQVRARMMGLAQLVFVASYAMFVVAGWLPVWLAVVVMLAGSAVYTFGELTGGPVFSATAAEAAPDHLRGRYLGLFQLSWGLGGAVTPVAFTWLLAHGDTTLWWVLGLVALVSAAYLQTLPRVLPAAGARVTQRAPEPDAA comes from the coding sequence GTGGGGGAGCATCGCAGGTTCGTCACGGCCATCGTGGCCGACACCGTCGGCAGCGGGCTCTTCATGCCGATCACGCTGCTCTACTTCCTCGCCATGACCGACCTGTCGCTCGTGCAGATCGGCTCCGCGCTGTCGTTGTCGGCGATCCTCACGATGCCCGGCGCGTTCGTCATCGGCACCCTGGTGGACCGCTTCGGGCCCCGCCTGATGATGCTCGGCGGCAACCTCGTCCAGGCCGCAGGGATGGTCGCCTACCTGTGGACCGACTCGCTGCTCGCGGTGGCACTGTGGACGGCCCTGCTCAACGTCGGCCGGCAGGCGTTCTGGGGGTCCTTCGGCAACGTGGTGACCGCGATCTCGGCGCCGGGGGAGCGGGAGGTCTGGTTCGGCTTCCTGCAGGCCGTGCGCAACCTCGGCTACTCCGTCGGCGGCGTGCTGGCCGGCATCGCCCTGCAGGTGGGCACGGACGTGGCCTTCCAGGCGGTGGTGGTCATCAACGCGGTGACGTTCGTGGTGGCGTTCGTGCTGCTGCTCGACGTGCCCGACCACCGCGTCGCCCACGCGGACGATGCGCCGGTCGAGGGCTGGGGCGTCGTGCTGCGCGACCGCGCCTACCTCCGGCTGGTGGTCGCCCAGCTGGGCTTCGTGACCGGGATGATGGTCCTCAACTTCGCCCTGCCGGTCTACGCCGCCGAGACCATCGACCTCCCCGGCTGGGTCGTGGGAGCGATCTTCACGCTCAACACCGCCCTGGTGGGCCTGGGGCAGGGACTCGTCGTCCGCGGGATGACCGGGCAGGTCCGCGCCCGGATGATGGGGCTGGCCCAGCTGGTCTTCGTGGCCAGCTACGCCATGTTCGTCGTCGCCGGGTGGCTGCCGGTGTGGCTCGCCGTGGTGGTGATGCTCGCGGGATCGGCGGTCTACACGTTCGGCGAGCTGACCGGTGGCCCGGTCTTCAGCGCGACGGCGGCCGAGGCCGCCCCCGACCACCTCCGCGGGCGCTACCTCGGGCTCTTCCAGCTCAGCTGGGGACTCGGCGGTGCCGTGACGCCGGTGGCCTTCACGTGGCTGCTCGCCCACGGCGACACCACCCTGTGGTGGGTCCTCGGGCTCGTGGCGCTCGTCAGCGCGGCGTACCTCCAGACGCTGCCGCGGGTGCTGCCCGCCGCCGGCGCCCGTGTCACGCAGCGCGCCCCGGAGCCGGACGCCGCCTGA
- a CDS encoding DUF1028 domain-containing protein, with translation MTFSIVARSDDGESWGVAVASKFLAVGSAVPAAAAGVGAIATQADANISYKYLGLAHLDEGATAQVALDRLVEEDEGREHRQVGVVDSDGNAATWTGAECFAWAGGVTGRSGERGGYAIQGNILTGPEVVEAMERAWQDAGDLSLERRLLAALTAGDAAGGDSRGRQSAALLVVRDGAGYGGHDDVAVDLRVDDHSDPVTELARLVGLNELYLTASTPEEQVPVDDALMMELEALAKADGKESFHMWVGSENYEMRVDSGARPAWIDRRILAIIRDQNPDAAQGGDPA, from the coding sequence ATGACGTTCTCGATCGTGGCCAGGTCCGACGACGGCGAATCCTGGGGCGTGGCCGTGGCCTCCAAGTTCCTGGCGGTCGGCTCCGCCGTGCCCGCCGCCGCAGCCGGCGTGGGGGCCATCGCCACCCAGGCCGACGCCAACATCTCCTACAAGTACCTCGGCCTCGCCCACCTCGACGAGGGCGCCACCGCGCAGGTCGCCCTCGACCGCCTCGTCGAGGAGGACGAGGGACGCGAGCACCGCCAGGTCGGCGTGGTCGACTCCGACGGCAACGCCGCCACGTGGACGGGGGCGGAGTGCTTCGCGTGGGCCGGCGGGGTGACCGGTCGCAGCGGCGAGCGCGGCGGCTACGCCATCCAGGGCAACATCCTCACCGGCCCGGAGGTCGTCGAGGCCATGGAGCGGGCGTGGCAGGACGCCGGTGACCTGTCGCTGGAGCGCCGGCTCCTCGCGGCGCTGACGGCCGGCGACGCCGCCGGTGGGGACAGCCGCGGGCGCCAGTCGGCCGCGCTGCTCGTCGTCCGCGACGGCGCCGGCTACGGCGGCCACGACGACGTCGCCGTCGACCTCCGGGTCGACGACCACAGCGACCCCGTGACCGAGCTGGCGCGGCTGGTCGGCCTCAACGAGCTCTACCTCACCGCCTCGACCCCCGAGGAGCAGGTGCCCGTCGACGACGCGCTGATGATGGAGCTCGAGGCGCTGGCGAAGGCCGACGGCAAGGAGAGCTTCCACATGTGGGTGGGCTCGGAGAACTACGAGATGCGCGTGGACTCCGGTGCGCGACCCGCGTGGATCGACCGGCGGATCCTCGCCATCATCCGCGACCAGAACCCCGACGCGGCCCAGGGCGGGGACCCCGCGTGA
- the glpK gene encoding glycerol kinase GlpK, whose protein sequence is MSILAIDAGTTGVTAVVVTADGRIRAKGYQEFSQHFPQRGWVEHSPEEIWQATLEATREVLGKVDRSELTAVGITNQRETVVLWDRETLGSPRRAIVWQDRRTADICDRLRAEGHEQRVAELTGLRLDPYFSGTKLTWLAEHEPHTWALVESGRYAVGTVDSYLVARMTRGTWHVTDVSNACRTLLFDLEGGDWSDELCDLFGVPRDALPDLVPNWGEVAPTDPAVFLGLSLPIAGIAGDQQSALFGQTCFEEGESKCTYGTGSFILTNTGDAVVRSDAGLLSTAAWRGPDGAMTYALEGAIFVTGAAVQWLRDGLQVVGSAAETAAIAATVDDTDGVVFVPALTGLGAPHWDPHARGLIIGITRGTTRAHLVRATLEAIAFEVRDVLETLPGLTTLRVDGGAAANDLLCQVQADQVGRAVERPEIVETTALGAAFLAGLGTGLWASTDDLRDTWALDRRFEPAGDREALDASYARWSDAVERSKGWAG, encoded by the coding sequence GTGAGCATCCTGGCCATCGACGCCGGCACGACCGGCGTGACGGCCGTGGTGGTGACCGCCGACGGCCGGATCCGGGCCAAGGGCTACCAGGAGTTCAGCCAACACTTCCCGCAGCGCGGCTGGGTCGAGCACTCGCCGGAGGAGATCTGGCAGGCCACCCTCGAGGCTACCCGCGAGGTGCTCGGCAAGGTCGACCGGTCCGAGCTCACCGCGGTCGGCATCACCAACCAGCGCGAGACGGTCGTGCTCTGGGACCGCGAGACGCTGGGCTCGCCGCGGCGCGCCATCGTGTGGCAGGACCGGCGCACGGCCGACATCTGCGACCGGCTGCGCGCCGAGGGCCACGAGCAGAGGGTCGCCGAGCTCACCGGGCTGCGCCTCGACCCCTACTTCTCCGGCACCAAGCTCACCTGGCTCGCCGAGCACGAGCCGCACACGTGGGCCCTCGTCGAGTCCGGCAGGTACGCCGTCGGCACCGTCGACTCCTACCTGGTGGCGCGGATGACGCGCGGCACCTGGCACGTCACCGACGTCTCCAACGCCTGCCGCACCCTGCTCTTCGACCTCGAGGGCGGCGACTGGTCCGACGAGCTCTGCGACCTGTTCGGCGTCCCGCGCGACGCCCTCCCGGACCTGGTCCCCAACTGGGGCGAGGTCGCACCGACCGACCCGGCCGTGTTCCTCGGGCTCTCGCTGCCCATCGCCGGCATCGCCGGCGACCAGCAGTCCGCGCTCTTCGGGCAGACCTGCTTCGAGGAGGGCGAGTCCAAGTGCACCTACGGCACCGGGTCCTTCATCCTCACCAACACCGGTGACGCGGTGGTGCGCAGCGACGCCGGCCTGCTGTCCACCGCAGCCTGGCGCGGCCCCGACGGCGCGATGACGTACGCCCTCGAGGGCGCCATCTTCGTGACCGGAGCGGCGGTGCAGTGGCTGCGCGACGGGCTGCAGGTGGTCGGCAGCGCCGCGGAGACGGCCGCCATCGCGGCCACGGTCGACGACACCGACGGCGTGGTGTTCGTGCCGGCACTGACGGGGCTCGGCGCACCCCACTGGGACCCCCACGCGCGCGGCCTGATCATCGGCATCACCCGCGGCACCACGCGGGCGCACCTCGTGCGGGCCACGCTCGAGGCGATCGCCTTCGAGGTCCGCGACGTCCTCGAGACCCTGCCCGGGCTGACGACCCTGCGCGTCGACGGGGGCGCGGCGGCCAACGACCTGCTGTGCCAGGTGCAGGCCGACCAGGTGGGTCGGGCCGTGGAGCGCCCCGAGATCGTCGAGACGACCGCCCTCGGGGCGGCCTTCCTCGCCGGGCTCGGCACCGGCCTCTGGGCCTCGACGGACGACCTGCGCGACACGTGGGCGCTCGACCGGCGCTTCGAGCCGGCCGGTGACCGCGAGGCGCTCGACGCGTCGTACGCCCGCTGGAGCGACGCCGTGGAGCGGTCGAAGGGCTGGGCCGGCTAG
- a CDS encoding GNAT family N-acetyltransferase has product MTTEGHAPRRGWRRATADDVVALRDLERAASRAGLAHVFGDLPYPDDDVLARWALLLDDPTVVVDVVDDEHGLVVLAAHDGSTLRHLAVRPDRWGAGLARDGFARAEAAGARRLWVLADNHRARTLYESLGWRPTGESQECPWAPYPTEVEYAAPAEAGS; this is encoded by the coding sequence GTGACCACCGAGGGCCACGCACCGCGTCGCGGGTGGCGTCGTGCGACGGCCGACGACGTCGTCGCCCTCCGCGACCTCGAGCGGGCCGCGAGCCGGGCCGGCCTGGCGCACGTGTTCGGCGACCTGCCCTACCCCGACGACGACGTGCTCGCCCGCTGGGCTCTCCTGCTGGACGACCCGACCGTCGTCGTCGACGTGGTCGACGACGAGCACGGGCTCGTCGTGCTGGCCGCCCACGACGGATCCACCCTGCGGCACCTCGCCGTGCGACCCGACCGCTGGGGCGCGGGGCTGGCGCGCGACGGCTTCGCCCGCGCCGAGGCCGCGGGGGCGCGCCGGCTGTGGGTGCTGGCCGACAACCACCGGGCACGCACGCTCTACGAGTCGCTCGGCTGGCGGCCCACCGGCGAGAGCCAGGAGTGCCCGTGGGCGCCGTACCCGACCGAGGTGGAGTACGCCGCCCCCGCGGAGGCGGGCTCCTAG
- a CDS encoding arylamine N-acetyltransferase family protein, with protein sequence MGEAETLLEAYLGRLGLTERPPATLAGLRRVHRAHVARIAYDNLSIMLGRPDPVDAAAGTSRAAAGGRLGYCFHQNGAFGWLLSELGFSVSRRHGHVWVRPEDQLGTTLNHLVLVVSGLPTDDNPGGHWWADAGLGEGFAEPLPLVRGDHVVEGWSFGIGAGFGAQAAGRPTGPAAWTYRHLPGGVLRGIVVTSRDHSPAAVATAHEWLSLAPESPFRRVLVAQRVDGPDQRTVRGLVHQVMTPAGRDQHDLASYDEWRGALVDDLLLPVDDVTPEEWRSLWDRTQASHRAWDEAGRP encoded by the coding sequence GTGGGCGAGGCGGAGACGCTGCTGGAGGCGTACCTCGGGCGGCTGGGCCTCACCGAGCGCCCTCCCGCCACCCTGGCCGGGCTCCGCCGGGTGCACCGGGCCCACGTCGCGCGCATCGCCTACGACAACCTCTCCATCATGCTCGGCCGTCCCGACCCGGTGGACGCAGCGGCCGGGACCTCCCGCGCCGCCGCGGGGGGACGGCTGGGCTACTGCTTCCACCAGAACGGTGCCTTCGGCTGGCTGCTCTCCGAGCTCGGGTTCTCCGTCAGCCGGCGTCACGGGCACGTGTGGGTCCGCCCCGAGGACCAGCTCGGCACCACGCTCAACCACCTAGTCCTCGTCGTCTCCGGACTGCCCACCGACGACAACCCCGGCGGCCACTGGTGGGCCGACGCGGGGCTGGGGGAGGGCTTCGCCGAGCCGCTGCCCCTCGTCCGGGGCGACCACGTGGTCGAGGGGTGGTCGTTCGGCATCGGGGCCGGGTTCGGGGCACAGGCGGCCGGCCGCCCCACCGGCCCCGCCGCCTGGACCTACCGCCACCTGCCGGGCGGGGTGCTCCGGGGCATCGTGGTGACCTCTCGCGACCACTCGCCGGCGGCCGTCGCCACGGCCCACGAGTGGCTCAGCCTCGCCCCCGAGTCCCCCTTCCGCCGGGTGCTGGTGGCCCAGCGCGTCGACGGGCCCGACCAGCGGACGGTGCGCGGGCTGGTGCACCAGGTGATGACCCCGGCCGGGCGCGACCAGCACGACCTGGCGTCGTACGACGAGTGGCGCGGCGCGCTCGTGGACGACCTGCTGCTGCCGGTCGACGACGTGACGCCGGAGGAGTGGCGCTCGCTGTGGGACCGCACGCAGGCCTCGCACCGCGCGTGGGACGAGGCGGGGCGGCCGTGA